In Primulina eburnea isolate SZY01 unplaced genomic scaffold, ASM2296580v1 ctg973_ERROPOS9640904, whole genome shotgun sequence, one genomic interval encodes:
- the LOC140822652 gene encoding uncharacterized protein produces MANAKKAASHQASQHEQQRKQAQEEERREEERESAGSKSPTIAGELEELRKKVKALEGQAVSKGGISVIKGCPFSDIIIREPLPGHFKSAKIKDYDGSSDPEEHLARFENMAMLHCYEDPIKCKVFLTTLVDSAQRWFEGLAPQSICCFEDFQKVFLHQFSSSKKYKKTAFSLFEVKQRQDETLRAYLKRFNRVALDVPTCAPDTKTTAFMQGLWEGDFFRSLTKKLPENFEDLLSRAEKYINMEEAQNQKREALKRARGDRTYKTEERAPKKSGGGHFPHVPLKMARDREIQECRSNEVLPPRSEVRISKPEQKRYCTLHKNCAHDTNQCRVLGRNANRRPVSAPHPPRERSKQPPWLSRRSSLNIPQRTMSTPSGRRGGETSTREERIKPAGGEDPSPSRGVIKMISGGATDGDSNRARKARGRRECLEVDNKRRDEPIISFGPEDLQGVSLPHNDALVIQARIANYDVLRIFVDNGSSVNIIFKDALIQMDLHEYQLETVETALFGFAGHAVYPEGEIALPLTLGTGDLRKTVITTFTVVDAPSSYNVIIGRPTMNEMRAVASTYHQKIKFLVKGQVGEVKGDQPSSRRCYGETVRTDQKKARREGKGKEHQEEAREREPKK; encoded by the coding sequence ATGGCTAACGCCAAAAAGGCTGCTTCTCACCAGGCCAGTCAGCATGAACAGCAGCGTAAGCAAGCACAAGAGGAAGAGAGAAGGGAAGAAGAAAGGGAAAGCGCAGGTTCTAAATCCCCCACTATCGCTGGAGAATTGGAAGAATTAAGAAAAAAAGTGAAAGCATTGGAAGGGCAGGCTGTCTCCAAGGGCGGTATTTCTGTAATCAAAGGCTGCCCATTCTCTGACATCATCATCCGGGAACCACTTCCCGGGCATTTCAAGTCGGCAAAAATCAAAGATTACGATGGAAGCTCTGACCCTGAGGAACACCTCGCGCGTTTCGAAAATATGGCCATGTTGCACTGCTATGAAGACCCAATCAAATGTAAAGTATTTCTTACCACTCTGGTCGATTCCGCACAGAGATGGTTTGAAGGGTTGGCACCACAAAGCATCtgttgctttgaagattttcaaaaagtGTTCTTGCATCAATTTAGCAGCAGTAAAAAGTACAAAAAGACCGCCTTCAGTTTATTCGAAGTAAAGCAAAGGCAAGATGAAACCCTGAGGGCTTATCTCAAAAGATTCAATCGGGTGGCCCTTGATGTGCCGACCTGTGCACCTGATACAAAAACCACCGCATTTATGCAAGGGTTATGGGAAGGGGATTTCTTCCGATCCTTAACCAAAAAACTGCCTGAAAATTTTGAGGATCTCCTGTCACGAGCGGAGAAATATATCAATATGGAAGAAGCGCAAAACCAGAAAAGAGAGGCCTTGAAAAGAGCAAGAGGAGATCGGACTTACAAAACTGAAGAAAGAGCTCCTAAGAAAAGTGGTGGGGGTCATTTTCCCCATGTGCCTTTAAAGATGGCTCGGGACAGAGAGATTCAAGAGTGCAGGTCAAATGAAGTCCTTCCTCCCCGTTCAGAGGTCAGAATCTCCAAGCCAGAACAAAAAAGGTACTGTACCCTTCATAAAAATTGTGCTCACGATACTAATCAGTGCCGAGTCCTGGGAAGAAATGCTAATAGACGTCCCGTGTCCGCGCCTCACCCGCCACGAGAACGATCTAAACAACCACCCTGGTTGTCCAGACGTTCATCGCTGAATATTCCCCAAAGAACGATGAGCACTCCAAGTGGAAGACGAGGAGGAGAAACGAGTACCCGGGAAGAGAGAATCAAGCCAGCGGGAGGAGAGGATCCTTCTCCGAGTCGAGGAGTAATCAAAATGATTTCGGGGGGAGCTACTGATGGCGACTCTAATCGGGCAAGGAAGGCAAGGGGTAGGAGGGAGTGTCTAGAAGTTGATAATAAAAGAAGAGACGAGCCGATTATAAGCTTTGGACCAGAAGATCTCCAAGGAGTGAGTTTACCTCACAATGATGCGCTGGTCATTCAGGCCCGCATCGCCAACTACGACGTGTTAAGAATTTTCGTGGATAATGGGAGCTCTgtcaatattattttcaaagatgCCCTCATCCAAATGGATCTGCATGAATACCAGCTGGAAACTGTGGAAACCGCCCTGTTCGGGTTTGCTGGTCACGCCGTGTATCCAGAGGGGGAAATTGCTCTACCTCTGACTCTGGGCACTGGAGACTTGAGAAAAACTGTAATAACTACTTTCACAGTAGTGGACGCCCCATCTTCATATAATGTCATCATAGGGAGACCAACCATGAATGAAATGAGAGCAGTGGCCTCGACGTACCACCAAAAGATCAAATTCCTAGTGAAAGGACAGGTCGGAGAAGTTAAGGGCGACCAGCCCTCTTCTCGAAGATGTTATGGAGAAACAGTCCGAACTGATCAGAAGAAGGCAAGAAGGGAAGGGAAGGGGAAAGAACACCAGGAAGAAGCAAGAGAGAGGGAACCCAAAAAATGA
- the LOC140822654 gene encoding LOW QUALITY PROTEIN: uncharacterized protein (The sequence of the model RefSeq protein was modified relative to this genomic sequence to represent the inferred CDS: deleted 1 base in 1 codon) produces the protein MGSGSETKLLQQLILYAASAALSCLVLVVGLKHLDPNHEASKKALEQKKELAKRLGRPLLPTNQYEDVVACDVVNPEHIDVKFDSIGGLDAIKQSLYELVILPLRRPELFSHGKLLCPQKGVLLYGPPGTGKTMLAKAIAKESGAAFINVRISNLMSKWFGDAQKLVAAVFTLAYKLQPAIIFIDEVDSFLGQRKTTDHEALTNMKTEFMALWDGFTTDRNAQVMVLAATNRPSELDEAILRRLPQAFEIGIPDRRERAAILKVILKNEKIQDDIDYDRVANLCDGYTGSDLLELCKKAAYFPIRELLDDEMSGKTSSEPRPLSLVDLERVIATTTKTKIAASEYSRFNSQSSGWSPQRESDDYQVQAAINELSKLVVSQILNLQTDVQDP, from the exons ATGGGAAGCGGTTCGGAGACGAAGTTGTTGCAACAATTGATTCTATACGCCGCGAGCGCCGCGCTTAGCTGTTTGGTCTTGGTCGTGGGACTCAAACATCTCGACCCCAATCACGAAGCCTCCAAGAAAGCTCTGGAGCAGAAGAAGGAACTCGCGAAGCGTTTGGGCCGACCTCTTCTGCCTACAAATCAATACGAG GATGTTGTAGCTTGTGATGTGGTCAACCCCGAACATATTGATGTGAAATTTGACTCGATTGGGGGATTGGATGCCATTAAGCAATCATTATATGAACTAGTTATTCTTCCTCTACGAAGACCTGAGCTGTTTTCTCAT GGGAAGCTTCTTTGCCCACAAAAAGGTGTTTTGCTGTATGGGCCGCCAGGCACTGGGAAGACAATGCTTGCCAAAGCAATTGCAAAAGAGTCTGGAGCTGCTTTTATCAATGTGAGAATATCAAATCTAATGAGCAAATGGTTTGGTGATGCACAGAAACTAG TGGCTGCTGTATTCACCTTGGCATACAAACTCCAGCCAGCTATTATTTTCATTGATGAAGTGGATAGTTTCTTGGGCCAGCGCAAAACTACTGATCATGAAGCGCTTACAAACATGAAGACTGAGTTTATGGCTTTATGGGATGGTTTCACCACTGATC GGAACGCCCAGGTGATGGTACTTGCTGCAACCAATCGTCCATCAGAACTCGATGAAGCAATTCTTAGACGACTTCCTCAAGCATTTGAAATTGGGATTCCTGATCGTCGGGAAAGGGCTGCAATATTGAAGGTTATATTGAAGAATGAGAAAATACAAGATGACATTGATTATGACCGTGTAGCCAATCTCTGTGATGGATACACGGGTTCAGATCTTCTCGAGCTCTGCAAAAAAGCAGCCTATTTTCCTATCCGAGAACTACTTGATGATGAGATGAGTGGAAAAACATCTTCG GAGCCAAGGCCATTATCACTGGTAGACTTGGAGAGGGTCATTGCTAcaaccacaaaaacaaaaattgctGCAAGTGAATATAGCCGATTTAACTCACAATCATCAGGATGGTCACCACAAAGAGAATCAGACGATTATCAGGTCCAAGCCGCCATTAATGAGCTTTCTAAGCTTGTGGTTTCTCAAATTTTGAACCTACAGACAGATGTTCAAGATCCTTAA